Proteins found in one bacterium genomic segment:
- the secA gene encoding preprotein translocase subunit SecA — translation MLKFLFDSNEREIRKLRPLVEKINSLEPKVASLSDAQLRAKTDEFRERLAKGETLDDILPEAYAVVREAAKRTIGLRPFDVQLMGAIVLHQGRIAEMKTGEGKTLVATLPAYLNALEGKGVHIVTVNDYLAKRDTQWMGPIYHFLGLSVGCIQHEAAFVFDPTYPQEEERLKNLRPASKREAYACDITYATNSELGFDYLRDNLVTSIDEIVLLWRELNYAIIDEVDCILIDEARTPHIIAGPIEEDTTLYYRVDRAVAGLREGRDFTIDEKAKNAMLTEEGVKRVEAALGISNLSDIENVEIMRAVNAALRARFCYKRDVDYVVKDGEVVIVDEFTGRLMFGRRYSDGLHQAIEAKERVRVQQESQTIAVTSFQNLFRLYKKLAGMTGTAKTEEAEFRKIYGLDVVVIPTHKPMIRQDLPDRVYKTQEAKYRGIVEEIVQRHHKGQPLLVGTRSIEVSEKLSARLSPISLQMLALAKILLNEVKLRRGKDKNDPKLDEFWKTLLTPLEQLSLAKLQSIAKQLQVNPDPLSEENLRRFAELIEIENKENIEKLRDILKNGIAHQVLNAKYHEKEAAIIAQAGRYGMVTIATNMAGRGVDILLGGNPEGLAHLFLQEKGINPATASPEEYEEALRKAREICERERELVLAAGGLHIIGTERHESRRIDNQLRGRSGRQGDPGSSRFYVSLEDELWRLFGEKGGFLLSGWPDDEPIESPLLTKALERAQKRVEGWHFSIRKQLLEYDDVMNIQREVIYRERRKILEGVDMRSNITEFMKNVVDRYVESHCPKGVNEEDWDIKGLYESLSYIFPLPLYLEEKDLKGKRKEELKSLLYEAMLKAYEEKESHVGGETMREVERLIMLRVIDSQWMEHLNAMEYLKEGIGLRAYAQTDPLVAYKTEAFAMFQELMHRIEEGTVKYLFWVQISGEPQRRAVPVRSSPEVARQSSQRVKKKVGRNDPCPCGSGKKYKKCCMLKDMMKERQRA, via the coding sequence ATGCTGAAGTTTTTATTTGATTCAAACGAAAGAGAGATTCGTAAGTTAAGACCTTTGGTGGAGAAGATTAATTCCCTTGAGCCAAAGGTCGCATCTCTATCTGATGCTCAATTAAGGGCTAAAACTGATGAGTTCAGGGAGAGGTTAGCGAAGGGGGAAACGCTTGATGATATCCTTCCAGAGGCATACGCCGTCGTGCGCGAAGCGGCGAAGAGGACCATTGGACTGCGTCCCTTTGATGTTCAGCTTATGGGAGCTATAGTCCTGCATCAGGGAAGAATCGCCGAGATGAAGACGGGCGAGGGTAAAACGCTCGTCGCCACCCTCCCCGCATACCTCAACGCCCTTGAAGGGAAAGGCGTCCACATCGTTACCGTTAACGACTACCTCGCTAAGCGTGACACCCAGTGGATGGGTCCAATTTATCATTTCCTCGGGCTGTCCGTTGGATGCATTCAGCACGAAGCTGCCTTCGTCTTCGACCCCACCTATCCCCAAGAAGAGGAGAGGCTGAAAAACCTTCGTCCCGCTTCAAAGAGGGAAGCCTATGCCTGTGATATAACTTATGCCACTAACTCCGAGCTCGGCTTTGATTATCTGCGAGATAATCTCGTGACTTCCATTGATGAAATCGTTCTCCTCTGGAGGGAATTGAATTATGCCATAATTGACGAGGTGGATTGCATCCTCATAGATGAGGCAAGAACTCCCCACATCATAGCAGGACCGATTGAGGAAGATACCACCCTTTATTATAGAGTAGATAGGGCAGTTGCAGGACTGAGGGAGGGTAGGGATTTCACAATAGATGAGAAGGCTAAAAACGCTATGTTGACAGAGGAAGGGGTAAAAAGAGTAGAGGCGGCGTTGGGGATTTCCAATTTGAGCGATATTGAGAATGTGGAGATAATGAGGGCGGTAAACGCCGCTTTGAGGGCGCGTTTCTGTTATAAAAGGGATGTTGATTATGTAGTAAAGGATGGAGAGGTTGTAATAGTAGATGAGTTCACGGGACGTTTGATGTTCGGGCGAAGATACTCCGATGGTTTGCATCAGGCGATAGAAGCTAAGGAGAGGGTGAGGGTTCAGCAGGAGAGCCAGACAATAGCTGTAACTTCATTCCAGAACCTCTTTCGCCTCTATAAGAAGCTGGCGGGAATGACGGGAACAGCGAAGACAGAGGAGGCGGAGTTCAGGAAGATTTACGGCTTGGATGTCGTCGTTATTCCCACTCATAAGCCTATGATAAGGCAGGACCTTCCTGATAGGGTCTACAAGACGCAGGAAGCCAAGTATAGGGGGATAGTGGAGGAGATAGTGCAGAGGCATCATAAGGGGCAACCTCTCCTCGTGGGAACTCGCTCCATTGAGGTATCGGAGAAGCTCTCCGCACGTCTTTCCCCCATAAGCTTGCAGATGCTTGCCCTCGCAAAAATACTTCTTAACGAAGTGAAATTGAGAAGGGGCAAGGATAAGAACGACCCCAAATTGGATGAATTTTGGAAAACTCTCCTCACTCCTTTGGAACAGCTATCTCTTGCCAAGTTGCAATCTATTGCTAAACAGCTCCAGGTGAACCCCGACCCATTGTCTGAGGAGAACCTCCGTAGGTTTGCTGAGTTGATAGAAATAGAAAACAAGGAGAACATAGAGAAGTTGAGGGATATTCTTAAGAACGGGATAGCCCATCAGGTTCTCAACGCGAAGTATCACGAGAAAGAGGCGGCGATTATCGCCCAAGCGGGAAGATATGGGATGGTAACGATAGCGACGAATATGGCAGGTAGAGGAGTGGACATCCTCCTGGGAGGTAATCCTGAGGGACTCGCCCATTTATTCCTACAGGAGAAGGGGATAAATCCCGCCACTGCCTCCCCTGAGGAATACGAAGAAGCGCTGAGAAAGGCGAGGGAGATTTGCGAGAGGGAAAGGGAGCTCGTTCTGGCAGCTGGCGGTCTTCATATCATTGGAACTGAAAGGCACGAATCTCGTAGAATAGATAACCAGCTTAGGGGTAGGTCTGGTAGGCAGGGGGACCCAGGTTCTTCTCGCTTTTATGTTTCCCTTGAGGATGAACTCTGGCGTCTCTTCGGAGAAAAGGGAGGCTTTCTCCTTTCGGGTTGGCCCGATGATGAGCCGATTGAATCCCCCTTGTTAACGAAGGCACTTGAGAGGGCGCAGAAGAGGGTGGAGGGCTGGCACTTCAGCATAAGGAAACAGCTCCTTGAATACGATGATGTGATGAACATACAGAGAGAGGTGATTTACAGGGAGAGGCGGAAGATTTTGGAAGGGGTGGATATGCGCTCCAATATCACCGAGTTTATGAAAAATGTCGTTGATAGATATGTAGAATCGCATTGTCCCAAGGGAGTAAACGAGGAGGATTGGGATATAAAGGGATTATATGAATCGCTCTCCTACATCTTTCCCCTCCCGCTATACCTTGAGGAGAAAGACCTCAAGGGCAAGAGGAAAGAAGAGCTTAAATCTCTCCTTTACGAAGCAATGCTGAAGGCTTACGAGGAGAAGGAATCTCATGTGGGTGGGGAAACGATGAGAGAAGTGGAGCGCCTCATAATGCTCCGGGTTATAGACTCGCAGTGGATGGAACATCTGAACGCTATGGAATATTTAAAGGAAGGAATAGGGCTTCGTGCCTACGCCCAGACCGACCCATTGGTTGCTTACAAGACGGAGGCTTTCGCCATGTTTCAGGAATTGATGCATAGGATAGAAGAGGGGACGGTTAAGTATCTCTTCTGGGTGCAGATAAGTGGGGAACCCCAAAGGAGAGCGGTTCCCGTGAGGAGTTCGCCAGAGGTAGCGAGGCAAAGTTCCCAGCGGGTGAAGAAGAAAGTGGGGAGGAATGACCCCTGTCCCTGCGGAAGCGGTAAGAAATACAAGAAGTGTTGCATGCTAAAAGATATGATGAAGGAGAGGCAAAGGGCTTAA
- a CDS encoding ferrous iron transport protein A, which yields MKLSDVPAGKLVRLSLVEGGRGVFLNLSRLGIFQGDLLRVLESAPFRGPILIEHIPTGAKIAIGRGMARRMIVELVDETP from the coding sequence ATGAAGCTTTCAGATGTTCCGGCTGGCAAACTTGTCAGATTGTCCTTGGTTGAAGGTGGGAGAGGCGTTTTCCTCAACCTTTCCCGCCTGGGGATATTTCAAGGAGACCTGTTAAGGGTTTTAGAATCAGCGCCCTTTAGAGGACCAATCCTCATTGAACACATACCGACGGGAGCGAAAATCGCCATCGGCAGAGGAATGGCGAGAAGGATGATAGTGGAATTGGTAGATGAAACCCCTTAG
- a CDS encoding N-acetylmannosamine-6-phosphate 2-epimerase, whose translation MADDKILRLKGGLIVSCQADKNSPLYGPQYMSAMAKAAKMGGAIGIRANGPEDIKAIREAVDLVIIGIYKIQVEGYPVYITPTFESARAVAEAGADIIACDATLRERPVPFRDLAKMIHEELGLKVMADISTREEGLSAVEDGADLIATTLSGYTPYSPRRKGPDIKLIRELAREVDLPIIGEGRFKYPWQVRRAIREGAYAVVVGNAITNPISITRWFCEYLEIYK comes from the coding sequence TTGGCGGATGATAAGATATTAAGATTGAAGGGGGGATTGATTGTTTCCTGTCAAGCTGATAAGAATAGTCCCCTTTATGGACCGCAATATATGAGCGCTATGGCGAAGGCGGCTAAAATGGGTGGAGCGATTGGGATAAGGGCAAATGGACCGGAGGATATAAAAGCGATTAGGGAGGCGGTTGATTTAGTGATAATAGGGATATACAAGATTCAAGTGGAGGGCTATCCAGTTTATATAACTCCCACATTTGAATCTGCTCGGGCTGTGGCGGAGGCGGGAGCGGATATAATCGCCTGTGATGCTACCCTCAGGGAGCGTCCCGTTCCCTTTAGGGATTTGGCGAAGATGATACACGAGGAGCTGGGATTGAAAGTGATGGCTGATATATCAACGAGGGAGGAAGGGTTGAGCGCGGTTGAGGATGGCGCCGATTTGATAGCGACGACCCTTTCTGGCTATACGCCATATTCTCCGAGGAGGAAGGGACCGGATATTAAACTGATAAGGGAATTGGCGAGGGAGGTTGATTTGCCGATAATAGGGGAGGGGCGATTCAAATATCCTTGGCAGGTGAGGAGGGCAATAAGAGAGGGGGCTTATGCTGTCGTAGTGGGTAACGCCATAACGAATCCAATCTCAATAACGAGATGGTTTTGCGAATATCTTGAAATTTACAAATAG
- the prfB gene encoding peptide chain release factor 2 (programmed frameshift), with the protein MALREDVEALIEKVKELGIPFDLEGKKRRIEELKGEISDPSFWQKPEAKEKVALLSRLEEEVERIEGVKRECEELLELVSLAEEDPSLEGELVGEVEGLKRKVEELELSTLFTDPLDERNAILTLKAGAGGTEACDWVEILLRMYTMWADKKGYKWEMLDRTPGEVVGSRTVTISVVGPYAYGYLKAERGVHRLVRISPFDANRRRHTTFALVDVIPEMPESEIVINEEDLEIETFRASAPGGQHMQKNETAVRIRHIPTGIVVSCQSERSQYQNKLSALKILRARLAELERKKREEAIKEIRGEKQEIAWGSQIRSYVLYPYTLIKDHRTGVERRDVQEVLDGDLDDFIYAFLKQSRNS; encoded by the exons ATGGCTTTGAGAGAGGATGTTGAAGCTTTAATTGAGAAGGTAAAAGAATTGGGT ATTCCCTTTGACCTGGAGGGGAAGAAGAGGAGGATAGAGGAGCTAAAGGGGGAGATAAGCGACCCATCTTTTTGGCAGAAGCCTGAAGCGAAAGAGAAGGTAGCTTTGCTTTCCCGTCTGGAAGAGGAAGTGGAGAGGATAGAGGGGGTGAAGAGGGAGTGTGAGGAGTTATTGGAGCTTGTCTCCTTAGCGGAGGAAGACCCATCTCTTGAGGGAGAGCTCGTTGGTGAGGTGGAGGGCTTGAAACGAAAGGTTGAGGAGTTGGAGCTTTCCACATTATTCACTGACCCATTGGATGAAAGGAACGCGATTTTGACATTGAAGGCGGGTGCGGGAGGAACGGAGGCTTGTGATTGGGTTGAGATTCTCCTGAGGATGTATACTATGTGGGCGGATAAGAAAGGATACAAGTGGGAAATGCTTGACAGGACACCTGGGGAGGTTGTGGGGAGCAGGACAGTGACAATCTCAGTTGTGGGACCTTATGCCTATGGTTATTTAAAGGCGGAAAGAGGGGTTCACAGGCTCGTGAGGATTTCCCCTTTTGATGCGAATAGGAGGCGCCATACGACATTTGCCCTTGTGGATGTGATTCCCGAGATGCCGGAAAGCGAGATAGTGATAAACGAGGAGGATTTGGAGATTGAGACATTCAGGGCTTCCGCGCCCGGCGGTCAGCATATGCAGAAAAACGAAACAGCTGTGCGCATTCGCCACATCCCAACTGGAATAGTTGTTTCCTGTCAGAGCGAACGGTCGCAATATCAAAACAAGCTCTCCGCTCTGAAGATATTGAGGGCGAGGTTGGCGGAGCTGGAGAGAAAGAAGAGGGAGGAGGCAATAAAAGAGATAAGGGGCGAGAAGCAGGAGATAGCCTGGGGGAGCCAGATTCGCTCCTATGTCCTTTATCCCTACACGCTCATCAAGGACCATCGCACAGGGGTTGAGAGAAGGGATGTTCAGGAGGTCCTTGATGGAGACCTTGATGATTTCATCTACGCTTTTTTGAAGCAATCAAGAAACTCTTAG
- a CDS encoding Do family serine endopeptidase produces the protein MRWRIPLIILLAIITGLLVIHPNRLQSKPQVPSGVEELEKALVEIAKRVEPSVVNISAEKTEKVSVPSPFEEFENDPFFRRFFREFQFPSFPREQVFRRRTLGSGFIVSANGYVLTNAHVVEGFDEVTVITHSGASYKGRVVGRDDRSDLALVKIENPGEPLQPVVLGTSSNLQVGQIVAAFGNPFGVGQSMTLGVISALNRSQVVEEKSYLNLIQTDAALNPGNSGGPLVNIKGEVIGINVAIASPGAFNVGVGFAIPIDIAKKLLPQLEKGKVTRGYLGVRIQSATPDMKAIYGAGEGALVVEVVPNSPADKAGIKEGDIIIRVDNKPIHTDADLVETIAFTSPGTRVTLTVIRDKKEMRIPVTIGSAEESLEASVSSEKEGIRVENITPQLRERYRISSGLEGVVVTRVGVESPFYSAGIREGDVIYRINDEKVRNVSEFNNAISKAKKIGRAYIWFRRGFSNYVVTVYF, from the coding sequence ATGCGCTGGAGAATACCTCTTATAATTCTGCTCGCCATAATTACCGGCTTGCTTGTTATTCATCCAAATAGACTACAGAGCAAGCCGCAGGTGCCTTCCGGGGTTGAGGAGCTGGAAAAAGCCCTAGTTGAGATTGCCAAGAGGGTAGAACCCTCTGTTGTGAACATAAGCGCGGAGAAAACAGAGAAGGTTTCCGTGCCCTCTCCTTTTGAGGAATTTGAAAACGACCCCTTCTTCCGGCGCTTTTTCCGGGAGTTCCAATTCCCCTCTTTCCCCAGGGAGCAAGTTTTTAGAAGAAGGACCCTCGGCTCCGGCTTCATCGTCAGCGCTAATGGCTATGTTTTAACAAATGCCCATGTAGTGGAAGGATTTGATGAAGTGACGGTCATAACCCATAGCGGTGCATCATATAAAGGGAGGGTGGTAGGAAGGGATGATAGGAGCGACCTCGCCCTCGTTAAAATTGAAAATCCCGGCGAACCTCTCCAACCTGTCGTCTTGGGGACATCCTCAAACTTACAAGTTGGACAGATTGTCGCTGCCTTCGGTAACCCCTTTGGAGTGGGACAGAGCATGACCTTGGGCGTTATCTCCGCGCTTAACAGAAGCCAGGTCGTGGAGGAGAAGTCTTACCTCAATTTAATCCAAACGGATGCAGCTCTAAACCCCGGGAACAGTGGCGGACCCCTTGTGAATATAAAGGGCGAAGTAATAGGGATAAATGTAGCTATTGCCTCACCTGGTGCCTTCAATGTAGGCGTGGGCTTCGCGATACCTATTGATATAGCGAAGAAGCTTCTCCCCCAGCTTGAAAAGGGCAAAGTCACCCGTGGCTATTTGGGGGTGAGAATTCAAAGCGCCACTCCAGATATGAAGGCAATCTACGGAGCAGGAGAAGGAGCGTTAGTTGTGGAGGTTGTTCCCAATTCCCCAGCGGATAAAGCGGGGATAAAAGAGGGAGATATAATCATTCGGGTGGATAATAAGCCCATTCATACGGATGCCGATTTAGTTGAAACCATCGCCTTCACTTCCCCAGGCACGAGGGTAACCCTCACGGTTATTAGGGATAAGAAGGAAATGAGGATTCCCGTAACAATCGGTTCCGCCGAGGAAAGCCTTGAGGCTTCAGTTTCCTCTGAAAAAGAGGGTATAAGGGTGGAGAATATAACGCCTCAGCTAAGGGAAAGGTATCGCATCTCATCTGGTCTGGAGGGAGTAGTGGTGACAAGGGTAGGCGTAGAGAGTCCTTTCTATAGCGCGGGAATCAGGGAGGGCGATGTGATATATCGTATCAATGACGAAAAAGTGAGAAATGTCTCGGAATTCAACAACGCCATATCCAAGGCGAAGAAGATAGGGAGGGCTTACATCTGGTTTAGGCGTGGTTTCTCTAACTATGTGGTGACGGTTTACTTCTAA
- the feoB gene encoding ferrous iron transport protein B — protein sequence MKPLRIALVGQLNSGKSTLFNNLAGFKTLSGNFPGTTVGYTISKTRFLGREVELIDLPGIYSLSYSDIAEKVTRDFLLKEDVDVIINVVDASVLPRSLELTLQLLELERPLVLCLNMVDEARRKGILINEEKLSEVLGVPVVSTVAVRGMGIVELMSAAFHKARKGITPSFHKDVEDAILAVQKILPKDVLEKLSLPARFLAIRLLEGEEEYIEEINRLKDGEAILKVVKEKAEEIERAHGAPFGFVLSSERHALSLNIFEQTCKVVHPPRERIDDILDRYVMHPIAGYFFLLLVLGIVFLLVFRLGNLIGSYVLLPFDGLTEILKPLSQRSLLFSLLQGLIEGIAGGIGIVLPYLVPLLFFISLLEDVGYLPRVAFLLDGLFHRIGLHGKSVIPFVLGYGCNVPALVATRILDSPIDRLITSLLVSFIPCSARSVVILALVGAYLGAPFAFALYFFNLLVVALLGKLLRGMFPGSLEAFIMDIPTYKMPPLRYIGKKTWFRLYEFIVFAWPVIIFASLIMSLLSFYKIDNFINALLSPLTVGAMGLPKVVGTTLFFGILRKELTLILLTNVLGTTNITAVLSHLQILVFTTFVLFYVPCVSFLAVMWREIGAKYTIYSFLLSLFVATLLASLLRLLGTFCF from the coding sequence ATGAAACCCCTTAGAATTGCCTTAGTTGGGCAGCTGAACAGCGGAAAGAGCACTCTCTTCAATAACCTTGCTGGGTTCAAGACCCTCTCGGGGAACTTCCCTGGCACAACTGTCGGCTACACGATTAGCAAAACCCGTTTCTTGGGGAGGGAAGTAGAGCTTATAGACCTTCCGGGAATCTATTCCCTTTCCTATTCGGATATAGCGGAGAAAGTAACCAGGGATTTCCTTTTAAAGGAAGACGTTGATGTTATCATAAATGTCGTTGACGCCTCCGTTTTACCTCGCTCCCTGGAACTAACCCTCCAGCTATTGGAATTGGAAAGACCACTTGTCCTCTGCCTCAATATGGTGGATGAAGCAAGAAGAAAGGGAATTTTGATAAATGAGGAGAAGTTATCGGAGGTCTTGGGCGTGCCCGTTGTATCCACGGTAGCTGTAAGGGGGATGGGAATAGTAGAGTTGATGTCAGCAGCATTTCATAAAGCAAGAAAAGGGATAACGCCGAGTTTTCATAAGGATGTTGAGGACGCAATCCTTGCGGTTCAGAAAATCCTTCCCAAAGATGTCCTTGAAAAGCTTTCCCTTCCCGCTCGCTTCCTCGCCATTCGCCTCCTTGAAGGAGAAGAGGAATATATTGAGGAAATAAATAGATTAAAGGATGGGGAAGCGATATTGAAGGTGGTAAAGGAAAAAGCAGAGGAAATTGAACGAGCACATGGAGCTCCCTTCGGCTTTGTCCTTTCATCTGAAAGACACGCTCTATCCTTAAATATATTTGAGCAGACTTGTAAGGTCGTTCATCCACCGAGGGAACGCATAGATGATATATTGGACCGCTATGTAATGCATCCGATAGCGGGCTATTTCTTCCTTCTCCTTGTCCTGGGAATTGTCTTCCTCCTCGTTTTCAGGCTCGGCAACTTAATAGGTAGTTATGTGCTTCTCCCATTTGATGGTTTGACGGAAATACTTAAACCGCTGAGCCAACGCTCTCTCTTATTCTCCCTCCTTCAAGGATTGATTGAAGGAATTGCGGGAGGTATTGGGATAGTCCTACCATATCTCGTTCCCCTTCTCTTCTTCATTTCCCTTCTTGAGGATGTGGGTTATCTCCCTCGCGTAGCCTTCCTCCTTGACGGTCTCTTCCACCGCATCGGGCTTCATGGAAAATCCGTTATCCCCTTCGTTCTGGGTTATGGCTGTAATGTCCCTGCTCTCGTTGCAACACGCATCCTTGATTCCCCCATAGACAGGTTAATCACGAGCCTACTCGTCTCGTTCATCCCCTGCTCCGCACGCTCCGTAGTTATTTTGGCTTTAGTTGGCGCCTACTTGGGTGCTCCCTTCGCTTTCGCCCTTTATTTCTTCAATTTGCTCGTCGTGGCTCTCTTGGGGAAATTACTACGAGGGATGTTTCCTGGCTCTCTTGAAGCATTCATTATGGATATACCGACATATAAGATGCCACCACTTCGCTACATCGGAAAGAAGACCTGGTTTCGCCTCTACGAATTCATCGTATTTGCTTGGCCCGTGATAATTTTCGCCAGCTTGATTATGAGCCTGTTGAGTTTCTATAAAATAGATAATTTTATAAATGCCCTGCTTTCTCCCTTAACTGTTGGGGCTATGGGCTTACCGAAAGTCGTGGGAACAACGCTTTTCTTCGGTATATTAAGAAAGGAGCTCACTCTTATACTCTTGACGAATGTTTTAGGGACAACGAATATTACAGCGGTTTTATCCCACCTACAGATATTAGTTTTCACGACTTTCGTGCTCTTTTATGTCCCCTGCGTCTCCTTCCTTGCAGTTATGTGGCGGGAAATAGGGGCAAAATATACTATCTATTCCTTCCTTCTTTCCCTATTCGTTGCTACGCTTTTAGCTTCCCTCCTCCGATTATTGGGAACTTTTTGCTTTTAA
- a CDS encoding C40 family peptidase — protein MVSVVREGAEVFASPSTRSRLYYKCPKDMLLAVKEEKEGWLGVIMIDGSLGWIRKNDTKRLPYVSDVILHIPANLNKSSNTKNDTLEQKIVKTALGYLGVPYRWGGLSSRGMDCSGFVQKVFSSHGIALPRTAEEQFRVGKAVSLDQLQIADRLYFASRNGKIDHTGIYIGSGLFIHSARSRGGVSIDSINDPKWRNMFVGAKRL, from the coding sequence GTGGTAAGCGTGGTTAGGGAAGGAGCCGAGGTCTTCGCTTCTCCATCTACTCGCTCTCGCCTTTACTATAAGTGCCCGAAGGATATGCTTCTCGCGGTGAAAGAGGAAAAAGAGGGATGGCTCGGGGTTATTATGATTGATGGTTCGTTGGGATGGATAAGAAAAAACGATACGAAAAGACTTCCCTATGTGAGCGATGTAATCCTTCATATCCCTGCAAATCTCAATAAATCCTCTAACACGAAAAACGATACGCTTGAGCAAAAGATTGTGAAAACAGCCTTGGGTTATTTGGGTGTTCCTTATAGATGGGGAGGGCTTTCCTCAAGGGGAATGGATTGCTCTGGGTTTGTGCAGAAGGTTTTTTCCTCCCATGGCATTGCCCTTCCTCGAACGGCGGAGGAACAATTCCGGGTGGGGAAAGCTGTTTCCCTTGACCAGCTACAAATAGCCGACCGCTTATATTTCGCGAGTAGAAATGGTAAGATTGACCACACGGGAATATACATCGGCAGCGGTTTATTCATCCACTCCGCTCGCTCAAGGGGTGGTGTGAGCATTGATAGCATAAATGACCCCAAATGGCGAAACATGTTTGTGGGAGCGAAAAGGCTTTAA
- a CDS encoding DUF1559 domain-containing protein, producing the protein MRRKGFTLIELLVVIAIIAILAAILFPVFSRAREQARKTACLSNMKQLGQALMMYVQDWDETFPLLGCWGCGGGSNADDPMYTVHAKIQPYLKNIAVYDCPSADMSDVVAEGNVGRIRDPLTRWLGSKGRPCPVEWAGHWIDVGFNYWLVCYWDFSYIKRGGGGIPPIGGIKLASMTHPAELVAAGDSVMMNACAKHVIWANACSAQCYPERQNDEGARHTGGSNLVFADGHAKWMQWRSILEKCDRYFNPQSD; encoded by the coding sequence ATGCGGAGAAAAGGTTTCACATTAATCGAGCTCTTGGTCGTCATCGCTATCATAGCGATATTGGCAGCCATACTATTCCCGGTGTTCTCCAGAGCTCGGGAGCAGGCTCGCAAAACCGCCTGCCTCTCAAATATGAAGCAGTTAGGGCAGGCTCTTATGATGTATGTCCAGGATTGGGATGAGACATTCCCGCTCCTCGGGTGCTGGGGTTGTGGTGGAGGTTCAAACGCTGACGACCCTATGTACACAGTTCATGCCAAGATTCAGCCTTATTTAAAGAACATCGCCGTATACGACTGTCCTTCAGCGGATATGAGCGATGTGGTAGCGGAGGGAAATGTTGGCAGAATAAGAGACCCCTTGACCCGCTGGCTTGGCAGCAAAGGAAGACCTTGTCCCGTTGAATGGGCTGGACACTGGATAGATGTCGGTTTCAACTACTGGCTGGTTTGCTATTGGGATTTTTCATATATCAAGAGAGGCGGTGGAGGAATACCTCCGATTGGAGGAATTAAATTAGCATCAATGACTCATCCCGCAGAGCTGGTAGCTGCTGGCGATTCCGTGATGATGAACGCCTGTGCAAAGCATGTGATTTGGGCTAATGCTTGTTCCGCCCAGTGCTATCCTGAGAGGCAGAACGATGAAGGTGCAAGACACACAGGTGGCTCCAACTTAGTATTCGCAGATGGACACGCTAAGTGGATGCAATGGCGTAGCATATTAGAGAAGTGCGATAGGTATTTCAATCCACAGTCAGATTAA
- a CDS encoding Gfo/Idh/MocA family oxidoreductase: MSEKAPKNLLKIGVVGMGVMGWQYCEVLRSLPQASLQWICDIDTERLEKSACHFKVKGYKDFKEAPVEEIDAVIIATPDNYHLEPTLYFAKNKKHILVEKPLATSVEDGIEMVKACKEADIKLMVGHILRFDPRYALVKERIEKKEIGDIVHFYARRNNLLSNAIRIKGRTSPIFFLAVHDIDILCWLKKSPPKWVYATANSKLLRFLNTFDTAFILLEWEDGTIACVETSWVLPDYSPSGLDSQLEVVGSEGAIYLRIDNQNLRIYKEKSEFPDTFYHFLLHNEPFGILRAEVEHFIDCVIGDNPPLIDGEEALIAVRIAEAAHKSIDLKERIEI; this comes from the coding sequence ATGAGCGAGAAAGCCCCTAAAAATCTCTTAAAAATCGGTGTCGTTGGCATGGGAGTTATGGGATGGCAATACTGCGAAGTCCTCCGCTCCCTACCCCAAGCCTCCCTCCAATGGATATGCGATATAGATACTGAAAGGCTTGAAAAATCAGCTTGCCATTTCAAAGTGAAAGGCTATAAGGATTTCAAGGAGGCTCCCGTTGAGGAAATAGACGCAGTTATCATTGCCACTCCCGATAACTATCACCTTGAGCCAACACTCTATTTCGCCAAAAACAAAAAGCATATCCTCGTAGAAAAGCCCTTAGCCACAAGCGTTGAGGATGGCATTGAGATGGTGAAAGCTTGCAAGGAAGCGGACATAAAGCTAATGGTTGGACATATCCTCCGCTTCGACCCTCGCTACGCCCTCGTCAAAGAAAGGATAGAGAAAAAAGAGATAGGAGATATAGTTCATTTCTATGCGAGAAGGAACAATTTGCTTTCCAATGCGATAAGAATAAAAGGAAGGACATCGCCTATCTTCTTCCTCGCCGTCCACGATATTGATATCCTCTGTTGGCTGAAGAAATCCCCGCCAAAATGGGTTTACGCCACCGCCAATAGCAAGCTCCTCCGTTTCCTGAACACATTTGATACCGCTTTCATCCTCCTTGAATGGGAGGATGGAACGATAGCTTGTGTTGAGACATCCTGGGTATTGCCCGATTATTCGCCGAGCGGTCTGGACTCCCAATTGGAGGTCGTGGGAAGCGAAGGTGCCATTTATCTGAGGATTGATAATCAAAATCTACGAATTTACAAAGAGAAAAGCGAATTTCCCGATACATTCTATCATTTCCTTCTCCATAACGAACCATTCGGCATTTTGAGAGCGGAGGTTGAGCATTTCATTGATTGCGTCATCGGCGACAACCCTCCATTAATTGATGGCGAGGAGGCACTTATCGCGGTTAGGATAGCGGAGGCGGCGCACAAATCTATTGATTTAAAGGAGAGGATAGAGATATGA